The genomic region TGTACGGCCAGCCGGACGAGGGGATGGTGCTGGCCGACTGCGATGACGCAGCCCGGGACCGGGTCCGGTCGCTACTGGAGCGGATGGACGGTGACGCCGAGCGAGCGACTGCACTCGTGTCGAGCTAACCAGCAAAAAACGCGGACTGATTTTATTCCGGCCGAGGGACGCTGAGGTTCTGCATTTCTGTCTCACAGCGGCCACAGGAGACGGTTGAGCGCTCGCTACAGAGACGCTTCCCGCAGTCCGGGCATTCAAACAGCTGTTCGTCGTCGTCGCATGGGGCGGGGTCTGACCACGTTGGCATGCTTGGGACTAATTAGCATTTGTCACGGCATAAACTTTGCTCATACCGAAATAAAAGACAACACCCGTCCAGAGAAAGTGGACGTACGTTCACTCAAGAACGTGGATGTGCCTGACCAGCGAGCGATGAACGCGCCGCTTGAAGTAATCAGTGACAGCCCAGCCCGCGCCGGTCGCGGCCTCGCGCCAGTCGCGGTCGGCGACGAGGACACATCG from Haloarcula sp. H-GB4 harbors:
- a CDS encoding rubrerythrin-like domain-containing protein — protein: MPTWSDPAPCDDDEQLFECPDCGKRLCSERSTVSCGRCETEMQNLSVPRPE